The following proteins are co-located in the Solanum pennellii chromosome 1, SPENNV200 genome:
- the LOC107007739 gene encoding uncharacterized protein LOC107007739 — protein sequence MAVAEARTAWQRAVNRCLVQEDAKRAPKLACCSSASPSSKQVDTGPANGADAQNPSGTCFLPFDRNSSYCDLSPNSRWWLHLQPNYGYQKGLVSELVDSIEAEMENIGPVLDSIPKYNKLYDQNEADSICVDKFTVGGSLDSQVTRSASYVNSDLGVGSKELTDVFTEISKDSPNLEDTGYPNEASKKGLVDLTVGKQIDELSFDTEYPWIGVARTEPWWRTADTEELALLVAQRSHDFMENCDLPQPQNNFVKQDRDVDVDSKIYASSMGPKAGSMRQQNTNIHKRGNLSFERPSQLDAEGKLQLHTCKSSSLKNSDTASQKVVREMSTSGDDESKAQLLKALRHSQTRAREAENAAKQAFAEKEHVVQLVFRQASQLFAYKQWFQLLQLENFYFQIKSNKKQPISAMLPVMLPRVPKKTKRPQKKSARVKRAKRGRPKYDLSRYAVVFALGLGLVGAGLLLGWTVGWMVPTF from the exons ATGGCTGTGGCAGAAGCAAGAACCGCTTGGCAAAGAGCAGTTAATCGATGTTTGGTCCAGGAAGATGCTAAAAGAGCTCCAAAGTTGGCATGCTGCTCATCAGCATCACCCTCATCGAAACAGGTTGATACTGGACCTGCAAATGGTGCTGATGCACAAAATCCTTCTGGCACATGCTTCCTGCCTTTTGACAGGAACTCTTCATATTGTGATTTATCCCCTAATTCAAGATGGTGGCTGCATCTTCAACCTAATTATGGGTATCAAAAAGGCTTAGTGAGTGAACTGGTAGATTCTATTGAAGCAGAGATGGAAAATATTGGACCAGTTTTAGATTCAATCCCTAAATATAACAAGTTGTATGATCAGAATGAAGCAGATAGTATTTGTGTGGATAAATTTACTGTAGGTGGATCGCTAGATTCTCAGGTTACAAGATCCGCAAGCTATGTAAACAGTGACTTGGGAGTTGGAAGCAAAGAACTGACAGATGTGTTTACTGAGATTTCCAAGGATAGTCCTAACCTCGAGGACACAGGGTATCCCAATGAAGCGAGTAAGAAAGGTCTGGTTGATCTCACAGTCGGTAAGCAGATAGATGAGCTTTCATTTGATACAGAATATCCCTGGATTGGTGTTGCGAGAACAGAACCATGGTGGCGAACTGCAGACACAGAGGAACTTGCTTTATTGGTTGCACAGAGATCACATGATTTTATGGAGAATTGTGATCTTCCTCAGCCTCAGAACAATTTTGTTAAACAAGACCGCGACGTGGATGTTGACAGTAAGATTTATGCTTCTTCTATGGGTCCGAAAGCTGGAAGTATGCGCCAACAGAATACGAATATTCATAAACGTGGCAATCTTTCATTTGAACGCCCGTCACAGTTAGATGCTGAAGGGAAGTTGCAGCTTCACACTTGCAAGTCATCAAG TTTGAAGAACAGTGACACCGCTAGCCAAAAGGTTGTGCGTGAAATGAGCACATCTGGAGATGATGAAAGCAAGGCCCAACTACTAAAAGCACTTCGTCATTCTCAAACGCGTGCTAGGGAAGCTGAGAATGCGGCAAAGCAAGCCTTTGCGGAGAAGGAGCACGTTGTTCAGCTGGTCTTTAGACAAGCATCACAACTTTTTGCCTACAAGCAATGGTTCCAGCTACTGCAACTAGAGAACTTCTACTTCCAGATTAAAAGCAACAAAAAACAGCCAATATCTGCCATGTTACCAGTAATGTTACCGAGGGTGCCCAAGAAAACTAAGAGACCGCAGAAGAAGTCTGCTAGGGTGAAAAGAGCCAAACGTGGTCGTCCCAAGTATGACTTGAGCAGATATGCAGTTGTTTTTGCATTAGGTTTGGGTCTTGTTGGTGCAGGTTTGCTTCTTGGGTGGACAGTCGGGTGGATGGTACCGACGTTCTGA